In Acetivibrio cellulolyticus CD2, the sequence TACCAACACTTACTGGTAAAAAGAATAATTGAAGCTTCAAAGCCCTTTGGAGAAGCAGTACTAGGGGGAAAACTTTCAGATATGCCTTCTAATCATTTACTTCCCGGATGGAATACTGATTTTTCTTTAACATACATAATTGGATCTCTGGGTTATGTTGCAGGATTAGTCATAATCGCAGTTATTCTTGCACTTATCGTAAGAATGTTTATTTCAGTAACCAAACAAAAAAATTCATTTGGCTTCTTACTGTCTTATGCAGCATGCATAGCCATAACTGCCCAATTTATTTTATATGTTATTGCCAATTTAGGAGGGATCACAATATTTTCATCATTAACTCTACCGTTTATTTCCTTTGGGGGTTCGGGCTTCGTAGTAAACATGATACTTGCCGGCCTTGTATTATCGGTGTATCGCAGAACAGACATCGTTATCGACAGGATGCAAAGGAACACTCATACCAGGCGCTTATTTACGTTTGAAGATGGAAAACTTATAATTGATTTAGGGTTAAATTACAGCAAAAAACCAGTGGGTTAAAAGAATTATTATGGATTACTGCCAGTTTTTATACAAATCCTCTTTGCTCTGGAAGTAAATTATAATAAATTACTGTAGAATATTAATATAGTTCATTCAATTTTAAAAAATTTCCTGATAGTATATAAATGTATAAGTTACTATTTGTGATATATAACTTATAATTAACAGAAATTAGGGGAGGTAGTGGGTATGAGAAAAATGCTAATGAGTAAAGTATTGATGGCTACAGTAATTTTGGGTTTTATTTTCCTGAATGTTTTCAGCACCAGTGCAGCATACGTAAGTCAACCTGAACAGGATGAAGATCCGTTGGTAAAAACATTGACAATAGCGTTTAATAGTACATGTGTAGGGGAGGCTACTGTCGAACCGGCTGATTTAAATGGACAGAAAACAGTTCGTATTGGTACATATCAAAAGTTAAAGTATAATGTTGGTACTACAGTTTATATAACAAATTCTACTACCCGTGTTCGTTGTGCAGACATCTATCACGTATTATCGGGTGAGAGTAGCTTAACTGTTACCATGGATACGGACAAAAATGTGAGCTTTTCGTATTTAAGTGAACCTGCGGAACCTTCACCATCACCTACAATTGAGTCAACTCCTGTTACTACCCCTCAGCGTTTAAAGGGTGACGTGGATAGAAGCGGAACAGTTAACAGTATTGATTTTGCTCTATTTAGACAGTGGCTATTGGGCATTGTAAGGGATATTGATCTATGGGCTGCTGATATTGATGGCGATGGCAGAGCTTCGCCTATAGATTGGGGTTTTCTCAGACAATATATGCTTGGAATGAGAACGACTTTATAGAGTAGTTTGTAGCAATCTACCTTGTATAAATAGTATAAGTTTAAAAAAGCTTTATTCTTAAGATGGATGAAGCTTTTTTAGTTAATTTTTCCGCTAAATGAAATAATTATTAAAAATAATGGGTAAGTTGTAAAA encodes:
- a CDS encoding dockerin type I repeat-containing protein, with translation MRKMLMSKVLMATVILGFIFLNVFSTSAAYVSQPEQDEDPLVKTLTIAFNSTCVGEATVEPADLNGQKTVRIGTYQKLKYNVGTTVYITNSTTRVRCADIYHVLSGESSLTVTMDTDKNVSFSYLSEPAEPSPSPTIESTPVTTPQRLKGDVDRSGTVNSIDFALFRQWLLGIVRDIDLWAADIDGDGRASPIDWGFLRQYMLGMRTTL